GTAAATGGCTTGTACTTTGACTGGTCCTTCCCCTCTCCTAGCGCGATCCATTCAGCGGCAAAAATTCGAGCCGGCAGTCTGCGTTCGAGCGCGTGAATGACGACGAATTTACCCCGGTTGAGCTGACCAAAAGATGAGATCATTCTGTGCCATGCGAAACAGAGAACCATCCCGCTCAGACCTAGCATGACGAGCGCGGGACCGGCTATGCTCGGTGCTGTTTGCCCACGTATGAGGAGTCCTATGGTTGCCAGGATGATCGAATTGACGGATAGGAAGAACGTATTGACCTGCTGCCGACGAGAGACCAGGGATTCCGAGGTGCTCACAAAGAGCTTGTATTGTTCGAGCAGTGCTGAAGCTTCGGTCTCGCTCAACTCTTTAGAATTGGGCTCTCCGAAAAGCTCCTGCTCGACCGTATTCGGTTCCGATGCCATTTAACTCACCCACTATTCTCTCGATGTCCCACGGTAGGGGGGCAACGTTAAGCGCCGCAAGGGCAGGCGGCACTCTCGGCACTGTCGGCTCAAGGGAAACCGCCATGATGTACTTGTCCAACTCCACGCTCTTTCTGATTTCCCAATCTACCGCCTTGCTCCGATGCGTCGTTTTCCCGATCAAGCAGACCGTGACGCTACAGGCTCGAATGAGCCGTTCCGCGTTCGTCTTCCAGGCGTGTTCAAACGTCTCCTTAATCGAGTAGTCACGAAACACCTCGCTTGCCTCCGAAAGAGATCGACAAGCCCCTTGTCTTCCGTGCTGAAACTCAGAAACACGTTGCGCGTCTGAGCACGAACCGCATGCACGTCTTCAGGCCGAAACTCGGTCGTTCGTCCGGG
This is a stretch of genomic DNA from Desulfurellaceae bacterium. It encodes these proteins:
- a CDS encoding TIR domain-containing protein, whose protein sequence is MFRDYSIKETFEHAWKTNAERLIRACSVTVCLIGKTTHRSKAVDWEIRKSVELDKYIMAVSLEPTVPRVPPALAALNVAPLPWDIERIVGELNGIGTEYGRAGAFRRAQF